Proteins co-encoded in one Arachis hypogaea cultivar Tifrunner chromosome 11, arahy.Tifrunner.gnm2.J5K5, whole genome shotgun sequence genomic window:
- the LOC112723408 gene encoding uncharacterized protein isoform X1, giving the protein MAKKNAQESYQRVQEAKAKSRARSGGVRTVVSPPPPPRNVGTSSQPIVISSSASSLPPPPVRPTPEPEPKKRKTLESGASGEADALAFVRKNIYPHARMSMDDVSVRHYLTTVVEESLKTAGVCGKLLDIFEKTPISSLGTTSRVEELEGRLRIYQEHERELEGKVAKLTEERDSLREKGKELQARCNMEMDLRKAAQASYNSLFADLVSVKNDLLNARKAYTELEDSIADGADEAWRIFKEQVGVIAPDLDLSPLDPDKIVVDGAIVDPPVPIVESESDLKTRGQRIVESPPRSKDAPSSSTILPTSSSTPAPGVPPDSAGGDPL; this is encoded by the coding sequence ATggcaaagaaaaatgctcaagagTCTTATCAGAGGGTTCAGGAAGCCAAGGCAAAGTCTCGAGCCAGGTCTGGAGGTGTTAGGACAGTTGtctctccccctcctcctcctcggaacgtcGGGACTTCCTCTCAACCTATTGTAATTTCTTCCTCTGCTTCCTCTCTGCCGCCCCCTCCCGTCCGACCTACTCCTGAACCAGAGCcaaagaagcgcaagaccttagagtctggcgcttctggtgaggcggacgctcttgcgttcgtccgaaagaacatctatcctcatgctcgcatgagtatggatgatgtttctgttcggcactacctcactactgtggttgaggagagtctcaagacggcaggggtttgtggcaaactcttggatatatttgagaagactcccatcagctctttagggacgacctcgagggtcgaggagctggagggTAGGCTTCGTatatatcaggagcatgagagggagttggAGGGGAAAGTCGCCAAACTGACGGAGGAAAGGGACAGTCtcagagagaaagggaaggaatTGCAGGCCCGATGCAACATGGAGATGGATTTGAGGAAGGCAGCGCAAGCCAGCTACAACAGTTTGTTTGctgatcttgtgtctgtaaagaaCGACTTGCTGAATGCTCGGAAGGCCtacaccgagttggaggactctattgcggatGGTGCTGATGAGGCCTGGAGGATCTTCAAGGAACAGgtcggagttattgctcctgacttggacctttctcctttggaccctgataagattgttgttgatggtgccatcgtggatcctcctgtccccatagtggagtctgagtctgatttaaagactcgggggcagaggatcgtagagtcccctcctcgctctAAGGACGCTCCGAGTTCCTCTACCATCCTCCCGACTTCCTCTTCAACTCCTGCTCCTGGCGTTCCCCCTGACTCTGCTGGTGGTGATCCTCTTTGA